One Simonsiella muelleri ATCC 29453 DNA window includes the following coding sequences:
- a CDS encoding DegQ family serine endoprotease yields the protein MNMKLLPALLMVSISLAACTDKKNKDRSIETASQVANIIVDKKPTQSDGTVGMFLPDFTELVAREGGSVVNIQAAKNHEEIAQNNSNLDGLSKDDPFYEFFKRLIPNDPNIPEDADDESDNFGSGVIISKDGYILTNTHVIKGLDKIKVTLNDKREYIAKLIGSDDKSDIALLKIEATDLPAAKIGKADELKSGEWVAAIGAPFGFDNSVTAGIVSAKGRSLPNENYTPFIQTDVAINPGNSGGPLFNLKGHVVGINSQIYSRSGGFMGISFAIPIDVAMNVAEQLKTTGKVQRGQLGVIIQEVTYDLSKSFGLDKPTGALVAKVLPDSPAQRGGLQVGDIIRNVNGVQVRSSSDLPMTIGALSPEKDVILGVWRKGKEINLIVKLGLANDGQTAESSTAQTLPNIQNQGAGFEVPEVGLLLNAHSGHLVVTQAKGIALSAGLRRGDVIVEIGGVPVHSQADFNEALSRAGKNVSVLVRRGDNTVFLALILP from the coding sequence ATGAATATGAAATTATTGCCTGCGTTGTTGATGGTTAGCATCAGTCTAGCTGCTTGTACCGATAAAAAAAACAAAGATAGATCCATTGAAACTGCTTCACAAGTTGCTAATATTATTGTGGATAAAAAACCCACACAAAGTGATGGTACGGTGGGTATGTTTTTGCCTGATTTTACGGAATTGGTGGCGCGTGAAGGTGGTTCGGTGGTGAATATTCAGGCAGCCAAAAATCACGAAGAAATTGCACAAAATAACAGTAATCTAGATGGTTTGTCTAAGGACGACCCATTTTACGAATTTTTCAAACGACTGATTCCCAATGACCCCAATATCCCTGAAGATGCTGACGATGAATCCGATAATTTTGGTTCGGGCGTGATTATCAGCAAAGATGGCTATATTTTGACCAATACCCATGTGATTAAAGGTTTGGATAAAATCAAAGTAACGCTCAACGATAAGCGAGAATATATTGCAAAATTAATTGGTTCAGATGACAAATCCGATATCGCATTGCTGAAAATTGAAGCCACAGACTTGCCTGCTGCCAAAATTGGCAAAGCCGATGAATTAAAATCAGGCGAATGGGTGGCGGCAATTGGTGCGCCGTTTGGTTTTGATAATAGTGTTACCGCAGGGATTGTGTCAGCCAAAGGGCGTAGTTTACCGAACGAAAATTACACACCATTTATTCAAACCGATGTGGCGATTAACCCCGGTAATTCGGGGGGACCATTGTTCAATTTGAAAGGACACGTGGTGGGGATTAATTCGCAAATTTATAGTCGCAGCGGTGGGTTTATGGGGATTTCGTTTGCGATTCCGATTGATGTGGCGATGAATGTCGCGGAACAATTGAAAACCACGGGTAAAGTTCAACGTGGTCAATTGGGTGTGATTATTCAAGAAGTAACTTATGATTTGTCTAAGTCATTTGGCTTGGATAAACCAACGGGTGCATTGGTGGCGAAGGTGTTGCCTGATAGTCCAGCACAACGCGGTGGCTTGCAAGTTGGCGACATTATTCGCAATGTGAATGGCGTGCAGGTGCGTTCGTCGAGTGATTTACCAATGACAATTGGTGCGTTGTCGCCTGAAAAAGATGTGATTTTAGGCGTGTGGCGTAAAGGGAAAGAGATTAATTTGATTGTGAAATTGGGTTTGGCAAATGACGGTCAAACGGCTGAATCCAGTACCGCCCAAACTTTGCCGAATATTCAAAATCAAGGTGCAGGTTTTGAAGTACCTGAAGTTGGTTTATTGCTGAATGCGCATAGTGGTCATTTGGTGGTAACGCAAGCGAAAGGCATTGCGTTGTCGGCTGGTTTGCGGCGTGGCGATGTGATTGTGGAAATTGGTGGTGTGCCTGTTCACAGTCAAGCGGATTTCAATGAAGCTTTGTCTCGTGCTGGTAAAAATGTGTCGGTGCTGGTAAGACGCGGCGATAATACGGTATTTTTGGCGTTAATCTTGCCATAA
- the ccsB gene encoding c-type cytochrome biogenesis protein CcsB has product MTEHTNNLDTVLPQHELLQDKSFIKKLNITDWLFAAALITIAVLVHIKMPHHMDIYETVILWISAIIAIGLGWFFKPMRWFIVGSVAVAYMAVGLYDGNIANGNENTGKFLLKYLLSSQSAIMWQAALTVLAAATYALGMLTAWRNEKKQPENILSSKNTFFSIASDLAWAAAFAGFVGLLVRWHESYLLRPDAGHIPVSNLYEVFILFMMITGLMYLYYEQKFTMHKLGVFVYSLMCVLVAFTLWYSIERGAHEIQPLIPALQSWWMKIHVPANFIGYGAFCTAAAFGVAELLTLRGSKFLPDAAQIEEAMYKAIAVGFLFFTIATILGALWAADAWGRYWSWDPKETWAFIVWLNYAIWLHMRLVAGWRGKVLAWWAVIGLFITAFAFIGVNMFLSGLHSYGSL; this is encoded by the coding sequence ATGACAGAACACACCAATAATCTAGACACCGTCTTGCCACAACACGAATTATTGCAAGATAAATCATTTATTAAAAAATTAAATATTACCGACTGGTTATTTGCTGCCGCGCTGATTACCATCGCTGTTTTGGTTCACATCAAAATGCCGCATCACATGGATATTTACGAAACGGTGATTTTATGGATAAGCGCAATAATTGCAATTGGCTTGGGCTGGTTTTTCAAGCCGATGCGTTGGTTTATTGTCGGTAGCGTAGCGGTGGCGTATATGGCGGTTGGCTTGTATGACGGCAATATCGCCAATGGCAATGAAAACACAGGCAAATTTTTACTGAAATATTTACTCTCCAGTCAATCCGCCATTATGTGGCAAGCCGCGCTCACCGTGTTGGCAGCCGCTACCTACGCGCTTGGTATGCTGACCGCGTGGCGCAACGAAAAAAAGCAGCCTGAAAATATCCTTTCATCAAAAAATACATTCTTTAGCATCGCATCGGACTTGGCTTGGGCGGCGGCATTTGCTGGATTTGTGGGTCTGCTTGTGCGCTGGCACGAAAGCTATTTGTTGCGCCCCGATGCGGGACATATTCCTGTGTCCAATCTGTATGAAGTGTTTATTTTGTTTATGATGATTACGGGTTTGATGTATTTGTATTATGAACAAAAATTTACGATGCACAAATTGGGCGTGTTTGTGTATTCGTTGATGTGCGTGTTGGTGGCGTTTACCTTGTGGTACAGCATTGAACGAGGAGCGCACGAGATTCAACCGTTGATTCCAGCACTACAATCGTGGTGGATGAAAATTCATGTGCCTGCGAATTTTATTGGTTACGGTGCATTTTGTACGGCGGCTGCGTTTGGAGTAGCAGAATTATTGACGTTACGTGGCAGCAAATTTTTACCCGATGCGGCGCAAATTGAAGAAGCCATGTATAAAGCAATTGCAGTGGGTTTTCTGTTTTTCACGATAGCCACAATTTTGGGGGCATTGTGGGCGGCAGACGCGTGGGGGCGTTATTGGAGCTGGGACCCAAAAGAAACATGGGCATTTATTGTCTGGCTGAATTATGCAATTTGGCTGCACATGAGATTGGTGGCAGGCTGGCGTGGTAAAGTGCTGGCGTGGTGGGCAGTAATTGGGTTGTTTATTACTGCGTTTGCATTTATTGGCGTGAATATGTTTTTGTCGGGGCTGCATTCTTACGGTAGTTTATAA
- the dnaN gene encoding DNA polymerase III subunit beta has product MLILQTDRDSLLKPLQAVTGIVERKHTLPILSNVLLESKDGRIHILATDLEIQIHTQGAENDKGDFRLTTNAKKLQDILRALPDGAIVQLDWADNRLTLKAGKSRFNLQTLPAEDFPTMSVNDSAQVRFSLTQETFKHMISQVQYSMAVQDIRYYLNGLLLQVEENQLRLVSTDGHRLAYSVCEIEANLSKTEVILPRKTVLELNKLLNQPNELIEIELLGNQIRLTCNDTVIVSKVIDGKFPDYNRVIPLDNDKIFLISRTDLLGALERSAILANEKFKGVKLFLSAGLLRVSCTNNEQEEAQEELEIAYQGESLEVSFNINYLTDVLRNTHCDDIQIALGNEHKSSLFTKPDEADFKYVVMPMRI; this is encoded by the coding sequence ATGTTAATCTTACAAACAGATAGAGATAGTCTACTTAAGCCCCTACAAGCCGTAACAGGTATTGTGGAACGCAAACATACTTTGCCGATTTTGTCTAATGTGTTGCTGGAAAGTAAAGATGGCAGAATCCATATTTTGGCGACCGATTTGGAAATCCAAATTCACACGCAAGGTGCGGAAAACGATAAAGGCGATTTTCGTTTGACAACTAATGCTAAGAAATTACAGGATATTTTACGCGCTTTACCCGATGGTGCGATTGTGCAACTGGATTGGGCGGACAACCGTTTGACACTGAAAGCCGGCAAATCGCGTTTTAATCTGCAAACGCTGCCTGCAGAAGATTTCCCCACCATGAGCGTGAATGATTCGGCGCAAGTGCGTTTTTCACTCACGCAAGAAACGTTCAAACACATGATTTCGCAGGTGCAATATAGCATGGCAGTGCAAGATATTCGCTATTATTTGAATGGCTTATTGTTGCAAGTGGAAGAAAATCAATTGCGTTTGGTTTCTACGGACGGGCATCGTTTGGCGTATTCGGTTTGTGAAATTGAGGCGAATTTGTCCAAAACCGAAGTGATTTTGCCACGTAAAACCGTGTTGGAATTGAATAAGTTATTGAATCAACCCAATGAATTAATTGAAATTGAATTATTGGGTAATCAGATTCGTTTGACATGCAATGATACGGTGATTGTCAGCAAAGTGATTGATGGTAAATTCCCCGATTATAACCGCGTGATTCCATTGGATAATGATAAAATTTTCTTGATTTCGCGTACCGACTTGTTGGGTGCGTTGGAGCGTTCGGCAATTTTGGCAAACGAGAAATTTAAAGGCGTGAAATTGTTTTTATCAGCAGGATTATTGCGCGTTTCTTGTACCAATAACGAGCAGGAAGAAGCTCAAGAAGAATTGGAAATTGCTTATCAAGGCGAATCTTTAGAAGTTAGCTTTAATATCAATTATTTAACTGATGTATTGCGTAACACGCATTGTGATGATATTCAAATTGCGTTGGGTAATGAGCATAAGTCATCGTTATTTACCAAACCCGATGAAGCCGATTTCAAATATGTTGTGATGCCGATGCGAATTTAA
- a CDS encoding DNA methyltransferase, translated as MDAEDCLNRLPENTFQTVYIDPPYNTQSKKFEYHDHYDDWEDFITSKIRKTRQVMQETGVLFVSIDDNKLIELRLICNEVFGKDNFLGMFITRQTTRSNAKHINTIHEYIIAYAKNKRKAPAFEIKRLEIPFYADKLLPLMAEIKKEHKQNGIASATQLLKKRLKEFEKIEYFSFLKNYSIVDENGEICFATDLSTPNGEPCELYIEEIMLHLPALKSRGWSSKEKFIKLFNENKLLFKQGRPYEKHLLSESKDNAMSILNFYSRQGKHDLERLDLGNVFSTAKPVEMIKYLIKISQISHNDKILDFFAGSGTTAQAVLECNQEDNGQREFVLCQVQEEIKNNLYAIEYLSGLGYQSNIAEIIKLRLARLQYFIQFTYEIE; from the coding sequence ATGGATGCAGAAGATTGCTTAAACAGGCTGCCTGAAAATACCTTTCAAACAGTGTATATTGACCCACCCTACAACACGCAATCCAAAAAATTTGAATATCATGATCATTATGATGATTGGGAAGATTTTATTACCAGTAAAATTCGTAAAACACGCCAAGTTATGCAAGAAACAGGTGTGTTGTTTGTTTCTATTGATGATAACAAGTTGATTGAACTGCGTTTAATTTGTAATGAAGTATTTGGTAAAGATAATTTTTTAGGTATGTTTATCACGCGCCAAACCACGCGCAGTAATGCCAAGCACATTAATACAATTCATGAATATATCATTGCATATGCAAAAAATAAACGTAAAGCGCCTGCTTTTGAAATTAAACGGTTAGAAATTCCATTTTATGCAGATAAATTGTTGCCATTAATGGCAGAAATTAAAAAGGAACACAAACAAAATGGTATCGCGTCAGCAACGCAATTATTAAAAAAAAGGTTGAAAGAATTTGAAAAAATAGAGTATTTTTCATTTTTGAAGAATTATTCTATTGTTGACGAGAATGGTGAAATTTGTTTTGCAACTGATTTATCTACACCTAATGGAGAACCTTGTGAATTATATATAGAAGAAATTATGTTGCATTTACCTGCGTTGAAATCACGTGGTTGGTCTTCTAAAGAAAAATTTATTAAGCTATTTAATGAAAATAAGTTATTGTTTAAACAAGGTCGCCCGTATGAGAAACATTTATTGTCTGAATCAAAAGACAATGCGATGAGTATTTTGAACTTTTATTCGCGACAGGGAAAACATGATTTAGAGAGATTAGATTTAGGAAATGTGTTTTCTACTGCAAAACCTGTTGAAATGATTAAATATTTAATTAAAATTTCACAAATCAGTCACAATGACAAAATCTTGGATTTTTTTGCAGGTAGTGGAACAACTGCACAAGCCGTTTTAGAGTGTAATCAAGAGGATAATGGGCAGCGTGAATTTGTATTATGTCAAGTGCAAGAAGAAATCAAAAACAATTTATATGCCATTGAATATTTGTCAGGCTTGGGTTATCAATCTAATATTGCAGAAATTATTAAATTACGTTTGGCACGTTTACAATATTTTATTCAATTTACATATGAAATTGAATAG
- the dnaA gene encoding chromosomal replication initiator protein DnaA, translating into MMLADFWAQTLRRLHSELSEQQFQLAIAPITVGEENDAWVIYAKNQFAVNLLRSQYAAKLSAIREEIAPNAPELIYKVGVGVRYEMAEEVSPTFSGSLKTQNQAKSIDKSDELDNLSTDTSSESNLPKTSLQSPQAPLLQPENAPVDKLPEKKSSRKTTAQDILAERMSNLRPNKKNEVSEENKSHKPSAIEIAKAKEDAEQRHSQTNLSPEYTFDTLVEGKGNHLAAAVAKSIAEKPGDSMYNPFFVYGSTGLGKTHLVQAIGNELLKLNTKARVRYMHSDEYLKTFMATVRNKTWDTFKQQYLHYNLLIIDDIQFIQGKDRTMEEFFFLFEHFHSRNQQIILTCDQLPSSLENMEKRLISRFSWGMTIKLEPPELEMRVDILERKAEAVGITLLEDAALFIAQNVKQNVRELEGALNRVLARCRFEKRTTIDIDLATDALQDIVASNYKPITIELIMKAVADYHHIRMSDLLGKKRTRTVARPRQMAMALAKELTNMSLPAIGDAFGGRDHTTVMHAVKTIAKLRIDEPELGQDYEKLLILIRN; encoded by the coding sequence ATGATGTTAGCCGATTTTTGGGCGCAAACCCTGCGCCGTTTGCATAGCGAATTGAGTGAGCAGCAATTCCAACTTGCCATTGCCCCGATTACCGTGGGTGAGGAAAATGATGCGTGGGTGATTTATGCCAAAAATCAGTTTGCAGTCAATTTGTTGCGTTCTCAATATGCGGCGAAATTGTCGGCGATTCGTGAGGAAATTGCGCCCAATGCCCCCGAATTAATTTACAAAGTTGGCGTGGGTGTGCGATACGAAATGGCGGAGGAAGTGTCGCCAACGTTTTCAGGCAGCCTGAAAACACAAAATCAAGCAAAATCTATTGATAAATCAGATGAATTAGATAATTTATCAACCGATACATCATCAGAATCAAATTTACCCAAAACGTCTTTACAATCACCACAAGCACCTTTGTTGCAGCCTGAAAATGCGCCTGTGGATAAATTACCTGAAAAAAAATCATCACGCAAAACCACCGCCCAAGATATTTTGGCAGAGCGCATGAGTAATTTGCGTCCCAACAAAAAAAACGAAGTGAGTGAGGAAAATAAATCGCATAAACCGTCCGCGATTGAAATTGCCAAAGCCAAAGAAGATGCAGAACAACGCCACTCACAAACTAATTTGTCGCCCGAATATACTTTTGACACTCTGGTGGAAGGGAAAGGCAATCATTTGGCGGCGGCGGTTGCCAAAAGCATCGCTGAAAAACCAGGTGATAGTATGTACAACCCATTTTTCGTGTACGGCAGCACGGGTTTGGGCAAAACACACTTGGTGCAGGCGATTGGTAATGAGTTGTTGAAATTAAACACAAAAGCGCGTGTTCGTTATATGCACTCGGACGAATATTTGAAAACGTTTATGGCGACTGTGCGCAATAAAACGTGGGATACGTTCAAACAACAATATTTACATTATAATTTATTGATTATTGATGATATTCAATTTATCCAAGGCAAAGACCGCACGATGGAAGAGTTTTTCTTTTTGTTTGAACATTTTCATTCGCGCAATCAACAAATTATCCTGACTTGCGACCAATTACCCAGTAGCTTAGAAAACATGGAAAAACGCTTGATTTCACGTTTTTCGTGGGGCATGACGATTAAATTGGAACCGCCTGAATTGGAAATGCGAGTGGATATTTTGGAGCGTAAAGCCGAAGCGGTGGGCATCACATTATTAGAAGATGCAGCGTTGTTTATCGCGCAAAATGTGAAACAAAATGTGCGTGAATTAGAAGGCGCGTTAAATCGTGTGCTAGCACGTTGTCGTTTTGAAAAGCGCACCACAATTGACATTGATTTAGCAACCGATGCGTTGCAAGACATTGTCGCCAGCAATTATAAACCGATTACCATTGAATTGATTATGAAAGCGGTGGCGGATTATCATCACATTCGCATGAGTGATTTGTTAGGCAAAAAGCGCACACGCACAGTGGCACGACCCCGACAAATGGCAATGGCGTTGGCGAAAGAGCTGACGAATATGAGTTTGCCTGCGATTGGCGATGCGTTTGGTGGACGCGACCACACCACTGTGATGCACGCCGTCAAAACCATTGCCAAACTGCGAATTGATGAGCCTGAATTGGGTCAGGATTATGAAAAGTTATTGATTTTAATAAGAAATTAA
- a CDS encoding riboflavin synthase gives MFTGIVQGMAQLVALEQPSADFRRHTIELPENMAQSLQIGASVAHNGCCLTITEFDGRRVSFDLMAETLAKTNLGSLKIGDWVNVERAARFGDEIGGHLMSGHIIATTEITRIERSDLNQTVWFRLPENIQLFVLEKGFIGLDGCSLTIGTVRADEFCVHLIPETLRQTLFGRRQVGNVINIEIDAHTQAVVETVQRVLKRF, from the coding sequence ATGTTTACAGGTATTGTACAAGGCATGGCGCAACTGGTCGCACTGGAACAACCAAGCGCAGATTTTCGCCGTCATACGATCGAATTACCCGAAAATATGGCACAATCGTTGCAAATTGGTGCATCTGTTGCACACAACGGCTGTTGTTTGACGATTACGGAATTTGATGGGCGGCGCGTATCGTTTGATTTGATGGCAGAAACATTGGCGAAAACCAACTTAGGTAGCCTGAAAATTGGCGACTGGGTCAACGTGGAACGCGCAGCGCGTTTTGGTGATGAAATCGGTGGGCATTTGATGAGCGGACATATCATCGCTACCACTGAAATCACGCGTATTGAACGCAGCGATTTGAATCAAACCGTCTGGTTTAGGCTGCCTGAAAATATTCAATTATTTGTTTTGGAAAAAGGATTTATTGGATTAGACGGTTGCAGTTTAACCATTGGCACGGTTAGGGCAGATGAGTTTTGTGTGCATCTCATTCCCGAGACTTTGCGTCAAACCCTGTTCGGTCGCCGACAGGTAGGTAACGTGATTAATATTGAAATTGATGCACACACGCAAGCAGTGGTGGAAACTGTACAACGTGTTTTGAAACGATTCTAG
- the nagZ gene encoding beta-N-acetylhexosaminidase, whose amino-acid sequence MSITLPRGAIMADVTAYTLSDDDKQRLLDPAVGGVILFRRNFQNVAQLKNLCQEIKELRKPELIIAVDHEGGRVQRFIDGFTRLPAMGVLGEIWDEQGADIAQNHAEQIGWVLATELVACGVDLSFTPVLDLDWGKCAVIGNRSFHRQPEIVTALALALQRGLNRGGMKSCGKHFPGHGFVSGDSHLVQPEDLRSFDELNQSDIQPFAVLAKQGMAAVMPAHVAYPNVDSQPAGFSNYWLKTVLREQLGFDGVIFSDDLTMEGACGVGGIRERAQAAFGAGCDIVLVCNCPDLVDELRDNFRQPENRKLAQRWQYMAATVSPEQAAQTMVTPEFQAAQQLTAQLATPKDTQNGVQVGEKF is encoded by the coding sequence ATGTCTATCACACTGCCACGCGGTGCAATCATGGCTGATGTTACCGCTTACACTTTATCTGATGACGACAAGCAACGCTTACTTGACCCAGCAGTTGGTGGCGTGATTTTGTTTCGCCGCAATTTTCAAAACGTGGCGCAGCTAAAAAACTTATGTCAAGAAATCAAAGAATTAAGAAAGCCTGAATTAATCATCGCAGTGGATCATGAAGGTGGGCGCGTCCAACGTTTTATTGATGGATTCACGCGTTTGCCCGCAATGGGTGTGTTAGGTGAAATCTGGGACGAGCAGGGCGCAGATATCGCGCAGAATCATGCCGAACAAATCGGCTGGGTATTGGCGACTGAATTAGTCGCGTGTGGCGTGGATTTGTCGTTCACACCTGTGTTGGATTTAGATTGGGGCAAATGCGCGGTGATTGGTAACCGCAGTTTTCACAGGCAGCCTGAAATTGTTACCGCGTTGGCGTTGGCGTTGCAGCGTGGTTTGAATCGCGGTGGCATGAAATCATGTGGCAAACATTTTCCAGGGCACGGCTTTGTGTCGGGCGATAGCCATTTGGTTCAGCCTGAAGATTTACGTAGTTTTGATGAATTAAATCAATCTGATATTCAGCCGTTTGCGGTATTAGCAAAACAAGGCATGGCAGCTGTGATGCCTGCTCATGTGGCGTACCCGAATGTGGATTCGCAACCTGCTGGTTTTTCAAATTATTGGCTGAAAACGGTTTTGCGTGAACAACTTGGTTTTGATGGTGTGATTTTTTCCGATGATTTGACCATGGAAGGTGCGTGTGGTGTGGGGGGTATTCGTGAGCGGGCGCAAGCGGCATTTGGTGCAGGTTGTGATATTGTGCTGGTGTGTAATTGCCCTGATTTGGTAGACGAATTGCGCGATAACTTCAGGCAGCCTGAAAACCGCAAATTAGCCCAACGCTGGCAATACATGGCAGCGACTGTGTCGCCCGAACAAGCTGCGCAAACAATGGTAACACCAGAATTTCAAGCAGCTCAACAATTAACCGCACAACTTGCCACACCTAAAGATACGCAAAATGGAGTACAAGTAGGGGAGAAGTTTTGA